In one window of Cohaesibacter gelatinilyticus DNA:
- a CDS encoding thermonuclease family protein: MSHFFHRSICKPPVPPPSIQHPIICAFLIAFAPFAPVHANGIKQHPCLSKLKVSKFQSVSEANATWYPLGLLIEPLATKELNASRQVAAAKWFTREKRPAPFPIITIYGNPKQKADRFGRKALLPMKLNESLQEYLLRQGLARADINTLSLPCAKHFLEIEAEARQSRLGLWAHKVYQLRNARSLHLSDKVSTYQLVVGTIKSISRNPKRISYLNFGNYWKEDFTVTLSARSLKIWEQQGHSLDELKGQTVYVRGWIENRDGALIRIKHPQQLQYEFKDQVREAR, from the coding sequence ATGTCACATTTTTTTCATAGATCTATTTGTAAACCTCCCGTGCCACCACCATCCATCCAACACCCCATCATTTGCGCTTTCCTGATCGCCTTTGCTCCCTTCGCACCTGTTCATGCGAACGGGATCAAACAGCATCCCTGCTTATCAAAGCTCAAAGTATCCAAATTCCAGTCTGTCAGTGAGGCAAATGCAACTTGGTACCCATTGGGGCTTTTGATTGAACCCCTTGCTACCAAAGAGCTGAATGCAAGCAGGCAGGTTGCGGCGGCCAAATGGTTTACCCGAGAAAAAAGGCCCGCACCTTTCCCGATTATCACAATCTACGGCAATCCAAAGCAAAAAGCGGATCGCTTCGGTCGCAAAGCTCTCCTGCCAATGAAACTGAATGAGAGTTTACAGGAATATCTGCTAAGGCAAGGATTGGCGCGAGCAGATATCAATACTCTTTCTTTGCCTTGCGCAAAACACTTTCTTGAAATCGAAGCGGAAGCCCGCCAGAGCCGCCTTGGTCTATGGGCACACAAGGTTTATCAGTTGCGAAATGCACGCTCGCTCCACCTTTCTGACAAAGTTTCCACCTATCAACTGGTCGTGGGGACGATTAAGTCCATATCTCGAAACCCTAAAAGAATCAGCTATCTGAACTTTGGCAACTACTGGAAAGAAGATTTCACCGTGACGCTCTCGGCCCGCTCACTGAAAATTTGGGAGCAACAAGGTCATTCTTTAGATGAATTAAAAGGGCAGACTGTATATGTTCGAGGGTGGATTGAGAATCGGGATGGGGCGCTGATTCGCATCAAGCATCCGCAACAATTGCAATACGAATTCAAGGATCAGGTCCGTGAAGCGCGATAG